The following proteins come from a genomic window of Emys orbicularis isolate rEmyOrb1 chromosome 9, rEmyOrb1.hap1, whole genome shotgun sequence:
- the HES1 gene encoding transcription factor HES-1, producing the protein MPADMMEKNSSPVAATPASVSATPDKPKTASEHRKSSKPIMEKRRRARINESLSQLKTLILDALKKDSSRHSKLEKADILEMTVKHLRSLQRAQMTAALSTDPTVLGKYRAGFSECMNEVTRFLSTCEGVNTEVRTRLLGHLASCMTQINAMNYPAQPPPLPPPGAPHASFGQPLVQIPAGAAPPGGGVVPLSGMPCKLGSLAGEATKVYGGFQLVPASDGQFAFLIPNTFAPGGAVVPLYPSGGPGSGGPTGGPSLTADSVWRPW; encoded by the exons ATGCCCGCTGACATGATGGAGAAAAACTCCTCCCCGGTCGCGGCGACCCCGGCCAGCGTCAGCGCGACGCCGGACAAACCCAAGACCGCGTCCGAGCACCGCAAG TCCTCCAAGCCCATCATGGAGAAGCGGCGGCGGGCGAGGATCAACgagagcctgagccagctgaaaACCCTCATCCTGGACGCGCTCAAGAAAGAC AGCTCGCGGCACTCCAAGCTGGAGAAGGCCGATATCCTGGAGATGACCGTGAAGCATCTCCGGAGCCTGCAGCGCGCCCAGATGACGG CTGCTCTCAGCACGGACCCCACGGTGCTGGGCAAGTACCGGGCCGGCTTCAGCGAGTGCATGAACGAGGTGACCCGCTTCCTCTCCACCTGCGAGGGGGTGAACACCGAGGTGCGCACCCGTCTCCTAGGTCACCTGGCCAGCTGCATGACCCAGATCAATGCCATGAACTACCCGGCACAGCCACCGCCACTGCCCCCACCCGGGGCTCCGCACGCCTCCTTCGGGCAGCCGCTGGTGCAGATCCCCGCGGGGGCAGCACCCCCAGGCGGCGGTGTGGTGCCGCTCAGCGGGATGCCTTGCAAGTTGGGGAGCCTGGCGGGGGAGGCCACCAAGGTGTACGGTGGCTTCCAGCTGGTGCCTGCCTCGGACGGCCAGTTCGCCTTTCTCATCCCCAACACCTTCGCGCCTGGCGGGGCCGTGGTGCCATTGTATCCCAGCGGCGGGCCGGGCTCTGGGGGCCCCACCGGCGGGCCTTCGCTCACAGCGGACTCTGTGTGGCGGCCCTGGTGA